The following nucleotide sequence is from Leopardus geoffroyi isolate Oge1 chromosome D4, O.geoffroyi_Oge1_pat1.0, whole genome shotgun sequence.
gtgacagggtgcctgggtggtcagttggttaagcatctgagattgactcaggtcatcatttcatactttgtgggttcaagccctgtgttgggctctgtgctgacagctcagagcctggagactgctttggattctgtgtcctcctctctctccgctACCACCCAcaccccagttcatgctctgtctccctatttctcaaaaattaatgaacatctaaaaaaagttttttttttttaaattttttttttcaacgtttatttatttttgggacagagagagacagagcatgaacgggggaggggcagagagagagggagacacagaatcggaaacaggctccaggctctgagccatcagcccagagcctgacgcggggctcgaactcacggaccgcaagatcgtgacctggctgaagtcggacgcttaaccgactgcgccacccaggcgccccaagttttttttttttttttaaaaagaataagtgaCAAATGCTTCAGGTGGGAGAGAGAATATAGAGGGAAAGCCACCAAAGGGAATCAGcccagaagaaggaaggacagtaggtgcagagagagagtctGAGTAGGTCAGGTGTCTCGGGGCAGAGTTGGCAGGGACAGGCAGGGATGGGCTTAGCGGGAAAGAGCCAGACCCAACTGAGGGGTGGGATGCGGGTCTCCTGCTGTGGCATGGTGGGCTGTCACCCTCTTATCCACCCTTCTCTTGCTTCCACAGGGACCAGCGCTGTGACCACTGGACCAAAATTTTCACCACAAATTTGCATCTAGACCAATACACCCTGGGCAACATTGAGCGTGAGTCCTCAGTGGGGTGGGTCTCCGGGAGCAAAGACCTCCCTGCTGCTCCACACAGATGCCATTCTGTGGAGTCCGGGTAGGAATCAATAGCTCCCTCTGCCTGGCCAGGGCACGCTGATCCTTCACCATCCACCATGCAGGTTACACTGGAATCCAGAGCTACACTGCACAAGTGGTGACCACAGACTACAACCAGTTTGCCATACTGTACTTCAAGAAAGTTTATGACAACCAGGAGAACATCAAGGTCATCCTCTATGGTGGGTCTTACACCTGGTGGGACCCGGCTCTTGTTCATGCTGGGGGAGAAGAGGCCCATCGCATCCGGCCCTCAGGTCCCCTTCACTCTGAGCCCCAGGGAGGCGGGAGAGAGGTCTTTCCACAGAACCCCTCATGAGGAAGGGGTCTGAGTCTTTGTTCACGTGTTCGACAATCATTATGGAGCTTTCACCAGCCACTAACCAGCCATCTTGGCCACAGGGAGGACCAAGGAGCTGCCTCCTGTGAAAGCAATCTTCATCATCTTTGCCAAATTCTTGGGCCTCACCGATGAGCACATCATCTTCCCTATCCCCAATGGTAATCACCAGCTGGGCAGAGGAGAAAGGCACATGGGGACTGTCCAGGCTGGATGTTGCCTCActagggaaggggggagaggagggatgaAGGCCCCTGCTGTGGTCACTGGAGCCCCAGGAGCCACTTCAGGTTCAGGAAGACCTTGCCACACCCAGGGTCCTGGTTCCCATGTGTTCTCCCTCACACTAGCTCAGACCTGCCCACATGAGTATTGCACACGTGGGACAAGTTTCCTCAGTCTCCTTGCCTGGTCACCTCCCCCTCCACCCAGTCCTGTTTTTCCTGGGCCAACTTCCCCTTTGCCTTGAGGCTGGTTCACCACTGACTTGGCAGGCACCCTTGTCCTCAGGCAGCCTGGTCTGGGCAGGTGCCTCTCCAAGGCTGAGGGTGTGTCAGGACTCAGCAGGTAAACAGGCAGAAGGCTTGGTGCCCAAGCAGCAGTGTGGCTGGGCCTCACCTGCCTCCTTTGGAGAATGGGTGTCACCCAGGTCTGCTTGTCCTCaggcctctcctccagccccctgACCCATC
It contains:
- the LOC123592472 gene encoding neutrophil gelatinase-associated lipocalin-like isoform X4, which codes for MALGLLCLSLVLLGALQTQAQDSTPNLIPAPPLLRVPLQPDFQDELFQGKWYVLGLAGNEFNKEKDSQLKMYTDTFELNEDNSYNVTSALAWDQRCDHWTKIFTTNLHLDQYTLGNIERYTGIQSYTAQVVTTDYNQFAILYFKKVYDNQENIKVILYGRTKELPPVKAIFIIFAKFLGLTDEHIIFPIPNDQCIDE
- the LOC123592472 gene encoding neutrophil gelatinase-associated lipocalin-like isoform X3 encodes the protein MALGLLWLGLVLLGALQTKAQDSTPNLIPAPPLLWVPVEPVFQEQLFQGKWYVLGLAGNEFNKEKDSQLKMYTDTFELNEDNSYNVTSALAWDQRCDHWTKIFTTNLHLDQYTLGNIERYTGIQSYTAQVVTTDYNQFAILYFKKVYDNQENIKVILYGRTKELPPVKAIFIIFAKFLGLTDEHIIFPIPNDQCIDE